DNA from Mucilaginibacter mallensis:
TAAAATTCAGGATCTATGTGTTTGCTGCAAAGGATATCCCCGATTTGCTTACCAGGTTTATGGGGGTAAGAAAAGCTTTTACCGGCCCTAATCATCCGCGAAATATATTGCCTATGAGTGAGCTAACAAGGCTTGCAACAAATATTTGCAGTAACAATTTTGTAACTGTACCTGCTGGTAGTTACTACCTCCCCGAAAATAACAAAGATTTTCAATTGGGATGGGTTAGCGGCATGATGAATAGTTACCCTATGCTGGCATTAAATAATGCAAAAGAACGCCAAAGGGTTGCTGCTGAGCTTGATTTTGTGGTGAATAAGCTACAAGGAAAGAGTGGTTATTTTTATGGAGGTATAACAGCTGATGGGGAATTACGGTTGGATAAAATGAGTCCCGATTTTTCTGAACCACAGGCAATGGTTCGCAAAAATGCTGACGCGCTACTATGGTTAATGAAGCATATGATGCTTTTTAAAGCGCAGGGTTATGGTAACATGATAAAACCAGAATGGGAAAATGCTGCAAAACGGTTAGCAGCCGCTTTTGCACATACCTGGAAAGAACACGGAGAATTTGGCCAGTATATAGCACCTGAAACCGGCGAGATCGCCGTATATAATTCTACAGCAGGAGCTATTGCAACGGCCGGATTAGCTATTGCATCAGACTACTTTAAACAATCTGAATGGTTGCAGATTGCTAAGGAATCAGCTAATTTTTATTATAGCCGTGATGTAGTGAAACAAGGGCTTACCGGTGGCGATTGTGGTGATATTTCAATGGATGCCAACTCTGAATCAGCTTTTGGCTTTATGGAATCGCTGATGGCATTATACAATTATACCGGTGATAAAAGCTGGTTGGACAAAGCAAAAGTAGAGGCAGCGCTTTGCTCAACCTGGGCACTCTCTTATGATCCGGTATTCCCGGCAAACAGCCAGATCGGTAAACTGCAATGCCATATGGCCGGTGCCGTATGGGCAAGCATACAAAACAAGCATGCGGCACCTGGGATATGTTGCGCATCAGGCGATTATTTGTTTAAACTGTTCCGCGCAACCGGGGATGTAAAATACGCAGACCTTATCCGGGATATTCAGCATGCACAGGCAGAGGCTGTAAATATTCCACCGGGACATATCACCACAAACAACCTGGTTGGTTCCACTATGGAGCGGATCCAGCCAAGTGATGCAGAGGGAAAAGGCAGTGTCGGTAATTTTATTAATACCCGCAACTCCTGGACTGAGACCGACGGTATGTTGATGGCATTGGAACTGCCTGGTATTTATGTACAGACGGATAAAAAGGAAATAACCGTTTTCGATCATGTAGAAGCTAAGCTGATCAGCGATAAGGGAAAACAAATGTTAATTGAAGTAAAGAACCCCACTTCGTTTGATGCGGATGTTGCTGTATTTGCTGAAAAAGCGGCGCAGGCACAAAAACCACTTGGCTATACGGCTTTTGTAAAATGGCCGAAATTTGCAATTAAAGCCGGGCAGACCAGTCGCTTGTTGATTGGTGCAGACGGAAGTATTATAGCGCAGTAGTTTTATTTTAAGCGTCAATATCTTGCAATGGTTAACTAATCCTACCGGTGAAAAGGGCGGAAGATAGTGGTATATACCATCCGGGGTTTAGATGTATTCAAGATAACTAGTTAAAACGCTTGGCATATTTAGGAATATATTAATTGCAGTTGGTTACTAGCTAACATCAACAATGCCAATGTTGGTGCCTGGTTCCATCATTCCCGGCACGAACAATTTCCGGTATTGTAATGGCGTATTCATTTTGACCTTTAGGAACTGCTTGTGAAAGTTGGCCGTCGTATTATACCCGCACTCATAAGCAATTGCAGGTATCGGTTTACGCGTTTCGAGTAGCAAATGGCAGGCATAGCTGATCCGTGTTTCATTCAAAAAATCGATATCCATATCGAATCATTTAATAAAAATGATCAGGATTTGGAGGATGACACGCAGGAGCTTTTGGGGGATCAGGAAAGCCTAAAAACCGAACCTGACTTTTCAATTGAATTTTTGCAATCAGGAAAAAAAGTAAAATGGGATAATAGGTATAGATCGATATTGGAATTTGCGGAAGGGAATGACATTGAAATAAGCTCTGGTTGTCTTTTTGGTGATTGCGGTACTTGCCTTACTGAAATAAAGAAAGGGGATGTGCGCTATTTGCATCAAACACTAATTACCGCTGATAAAGGTAAATGTTTGCCTTGTAGCTGCATCCCGATAAGTAATGTAGTATTGAACGTCTGAACTTTAAGTTCGGTCGTGGTAAAAAAGAAGAGAATTGTGGTGTTGTTGCAGATGCTCACGTAATCCTCAAATGTGCCACATCAGTTAAATATTGTTTTTAATGCCTTAAATAGAATCGGCAGCCCCGCAAAAAAATAATTTTCGCGGGGCTGTTTGTTTATTGAAAATATAAATAATATGTTTATACATTATTACATACAAAAATTCTTTCATGACATGACTTATTTTAATAGTACTGTGTTCAGTTTTAGTGGTGGTAATAATTATTTACTTTTATTTACCAACAGTTGATTTACCACCTGATGTAAAACAGGCTTATGAGGCTTTGCCAAAATCATTGGATTATAATGTAGATGTTAAACCAATACTTTCGGATAAATGTTTTGCATGTCATGAACCTGATAAGGCAAAACAAAAAGCTGGGTTGCGGCTGGATATAGCACAGTACACGTTCATGACTTTCAGGCTACGATGGGTATTGACCTGAACGGCTCACCTATAAATTTCAGGGAAGGCGTTTCCGCCTTACCAATGTAGCAGAAACGGTTGTTAAAAATATATTAACCTGATAATTCAAAACAATGGATAATTCGAGAAGAAATTTTATTCGCAATTCTGCTGTAGTATCGGTAGCAGTTGCATCCTCGCCGGTACGGAGCTTTGCTATTTTACATAAAGATACACAGCCAGACGATCAAATTATAGGCCACGGCGGCTTTACCTACAAACCCGATAAGAACTGGGCAAAAATCAGCGTAAATAATACGCCGCTTGCTAACTGTCATGAAATGGTACAGGACAGCAAAGGCCGCCTTATTATGCTTGGTGACCACACGCACAACAACATCCTGATCTTTGATAAATCGGGCAAATTGATGGATTACTGGGGAACCGCTCTACCGGGCGGGCATGGTTTAAGTATTAGCAAAGAAGGGGGCGAAGACTTTTTACTGCTTACTGATTGCGGTTGGGCTTTGGACAAAACGGGTAGTAGCTACGGGCAGTCGGGCCAGGTACTAAAAACCACACTCGATGGCAAGCTGATATTTGCCATTGGGCACCCTCGTACCATAGGTATTTATAAAGATGATGAGCCATTTAAACCAACTGAAACTGCCGTAGCGCCCAATGGCGATATATATGTAGCTGACGGATACGGATCAGATTACATTATTCAGTACAATAGCAAAGGGCAATATATTCGTCATTTTGGAGGGCACCATAATGCTAATGCCGAGCATAACCTTGTTAATGCGCATGGGGTAACCATTGATACAAGGGATAAGAATAATCCTACGCTGATATGCACTTCGCGCGAGGAAAACTGCTTTAAGGTATTTACCCTTGATGGTAAATTTATTAAACGTATAGATATGCCCGGGATGTATGTATGCAGGGCCGTAATTAATGAGGAGAACGTGTATGCCGGTGTATGCTGGTCAAAGGATACGGCAGGAAAACGCTTCGATTATTCTGGTTTCGTAACCGTATTGGATGTCAATAACAAAGTGGTATCTAATCCCGGTGGAACGGCCCCAGTTTATAAAAATGATGTTTTGCAGCCCGCTTTGCAGGCTGCAAAACCTGTTTTTTATCATGGGCACGATGTGTGCGTTGACGAAGATAAAAGTGTATATGTATGTCAGTGGAACGCCTATCATACAGCTCCGGTGAAATTAATGCGTGTATGACACTACTGGATATTAGCACGTTTTAATGATGATGTGTGCAGACAACTTTAACCCGTACTTGAAAAGACCACTTATTGAAATTTAATCGTTGAATAAAAATAGAAACCTAAAACATGAAGAAAATAAAGTACATAGTTGTTATGATCTTGCTTTTCCCCCCGGGTTTATTTTGTTATGCCAATGCCATGAAAATTGTTGGCAATCGAAAATCTGTTGTTCCCAGGCAGCTATCAACAAATGACACCATCTTTCCTGGTGATATGGTTTGTACGGTACAACCTTTCTATCGCTATCGTAAAGACGGTAAACCAGGCAGAGAAGTCACCATCGACTTTAAAAACGGAAAACTCTATAATAATGCACAAATAGAAGTACGTGTTTCGGATAAGAAAGAGATCACTAATCTGGTAGCCCAAAAAGAGGGGTACACCCATTGCAGTGTGCTGTTACCAACAGATATTGGTGTGGATAAGGCATCAAAAGTTCGTGTCACGCTGCGCCAGGGGAATGAAAAATTAATAAAAACAGTATTGATTCCACCAATGCGGCATTGGAATGTTTATTTATACAATCATTCACATGTAGATATAGGTTATACTAACATCCAGAAGCAAGTTGAACTTCTTCATAAAACGAATATACTTGAAGGGATTAAGTTGGCCGAAGAGACTAAAGATTTTCCTGAAGGAGCCCGTTTTCGTTGGAATCCGGAAATAACATGGCCGTTGGAGCGCTTATCGAAAACAATGCCCGGACAATGGGAAGGCGTTTTAAAGGCCATTAAGGATGGCTATTTGTGTGCTGATGCGAGTTATTTAAACTTGAATACGAGTGTGTGTTCTGATGAAGAACTCTTTCATGCATTTAGTTTTAGTCGCAAATTGCAAGAACTAACAGGTAAGCCGATAGACGTCTTTCAACAAATGGACGTTCCGGGTATGTCGTGGGGGCTGGTGCCAGTGTTGGCCCAGGAAGGTGTACGCTATATTATGGCATGGCCGAACCCCGATAGGTCCGGCTTTGCCCATAAAGATATTGATCAGCGCCCATTTTGGTGGGTGGGACCCGATGGTAAATCAAAAATACTTTTTCTTCAGCCTGGCGGGTACGGGAATAGTGGCAGTTTTGACAAAGGAGGAAAAACCGGTCGACCATGGTTTGGCCAGCGTAACCCGGACAAAATGCCCACAGTTATCCGGACCGGAAGCGCCAATGTGAATTTCGTAAGTAATGTAACCAGTATGGAGAAAGCCGATTATCCTTTTGATTTTATTGTACTGTCATGGAGTTTATGGGATAATTCACCGATAGATGCAGATATTCCTGACGCTGTAAAAGCATGGAACAAAGAATATGCCTACCCTCATATCATTATTTCAGGCGGGCATGAGATCATGGAAATGATTGAGAAAAAATATGGCGATAAACTGCCTGTTGTTAAAGGCGATTATACCGAATATTGGACCGATGGCCTGGGCTCTGCTGCCCGGTATACAGCGCTAAACCGCAATGCAAAAGAGCGCCTGCTTCAGGCAGAAACACTCTGGTCGATGCTTCGCCCCGGTAAACCTGCCCCCCGCAATGATTTTGATGAAGCATGGCGCTATATTTCTCTGGGTTCTGAACATACATGGGGCAGTGAAAACCCGTCCGAGCCTTATTTTTTTAACGCTATCTGGAAAGGAAAACAACATTACTTTCAGGAAGCTAACGACCGTTCACAGGAAATGTTTGATGAAGCGCTGGCTCCGGCAACCGGGAAATCAGAAGGAGCTTTAGGTCCTGAGGATGGCCCCGCCAAAGGTGGAATCGCTGTTTTTAACAATCATTCATGGAAACATGGTGGGCTGGTAACGCTTAGCCCCGCTGAAAGCACTAAAGGCGACCGTGTTATTGATGAACAAGGCAACGAGGTTTTAGCTCAGCGCCTGTCAACAGGCGAGTTGGTCTTTATGGCATCTGATGTACCGGCTCTTGGGTCACGTCATTACCGGGTTGTTCCCGGAAGGTGCACATTGACTGGCGATTGCAAAGTAAACCAGACGGTGATGGAAAATAGTCAGGTTCGTGTGGAAATTAATCCCAGGTCTGGCGATATTACTCAGCTTGTATGTCTTTCAACCGGTAATAATTTGGCCGATATAAATGTAAACGGAGGACTAAACGCATTTCGCTGGATCCCTGCCAATGTATATCACCCAAAGGCTGATAGTGACATTGTTATTTCTCAAGTTGAATCAGGGCCATTGGTAGTGGAACTTAATGTAAAATCCAAGGGGGAAGGTTGTCGTTCTATAAACAGAAGTGTTCGGCTCGTTGCCGGGCAGCCATCTGTTGAGATTGCAAATACTGTTGACAAACTTCCTTTATTAGCCAAAGATGGTATCCACTTCGGGTTTGGGTTCAATGTGCCGCAAAGTAAAGCACGTGTTGATATTCCGTGGGGGATAATGGAAGTGGAAAAAGATCAGTGGCCGCAAGGTAACAGAAATTGGATCGCCATGCAGCGATGGCTTGATGTTTCTAACGATAAACAAGGGGTTACATGGTGTTCGCTTGATGCCCCGGTTTTTGAATACGGCAGCATGTCTGCAAATATTTCACTTAGTTTTGGTGCCAAAGGGCCATGGATCAGCAAGTTGGAGCCAAGCTCAACTATTTATTCATGGGCGATGAATAATCACTGGTATACAAATTTCCCATTGACGCAAGACGGGCCGGTAACATTCCGGTATAGTATACTTCCGCATGGAGCCTATGATGCGGTTGCTGCCAATCATTTTGGGATGGAACAAGCACAACCATTAGCCCATGTGGCCACAAATAATGATCCCAAAGTTAAACCATTTATTGCCATTGATAACGAGAAAGTATATTTGACGATAATGAAATCTTTGGCTGACGGTAAAGATATTATTGTCCGTCTTCGTTCTTTATCTGATAAACCGGAAAATGTGAAACTAAGCTTCCCGGGCGGCGCGCCAAAATCAGTACATATTTGTAAGGTAGAAGAGAAAGCGGGAGATGAAATTAACGGGAATGTAACTGTATTGCCATACGGCTTTGTTACACTACGGGTAGAACTATAATTTATGATTTTGTAAAATCAGACAAACTGCTATAAGCACGTTAATACACCATCTCTGCTATGGTTTTGGGTAATGTGGTCAAAAATGATTGGTAACTATTTTTGACCACATTATCCATATAAATTGTGGTTGCCGGATTGCTTACCTGAGCGGTAATTAATTATTTTTTGCCCACTCTTTCAATTGGTCTATAGCTTTTGCCAATACCCCGGCCGAGCCTTTGAACGCTGCCGAACCGTTCGGTTTACCATCAACGCCATACCATTCATAAAAACCATTATCTTTAATTGTTCTGTTGATCATGGGTTGTAATTCTTCATAAGCTTCTTTAACAAAGCCATAACGTATAAGCTGCTGAATCATTCTTGCACCAAACCAGGTCCAGTCTCCGCCATTTTGGTATATAAAAGGTTTTGATGAAGATGAGTTTTTATAAATACCTTCCGGGTAGATGGGGTAAAGTGTTAAGCCAATGGAAGGAGCGCCGGATAGTTTAACATTCCGAAGCATGTCCTGATTAACAAGTCTGATTTCATTTTTTGACAAAATGCCTGCTTCAATAGCAACAGCTGTTCCCCCATGAAAGTAGATTTTGTTTTCATCAAAACTCGCCGGGAAAGGTGATTTATCAAGATACAAATGCGGAATAAATTTATGTTTTTTTGCATCCCAAAGATGTTTTCTGATCGAGCTGATAGTGGTCGTTTTTAGCTGTAGCCACTTCTGCCGCTCTGTTCCGGTTTTATAAAAACCAGCCATATCATTGAGCGCTATAACAAACATGGCATTATCATATATATCAATAGCCCAATGGGTATTTTCATCAACATCAACTACCGCACCGCCTTCAATCTGTACGTCTCCCCAATCTTGTGTTGTAGCACCGGTTAAAAGATGGTACTTTTTTGAGTAACGGTTCTTTAGTAAATAGGAAATGGATATCTCCAGGTGTTGTAATGCAGTTTTCCCCGCAATCGTTTCCTGCAAAATTGATTTGTCGCCGGTTACGCGGATGTATTTGGCAATTGCCTGTATTAGTGATGTTTCCTGATCTGTTTCTACTGTATTCTTAAACCCCACATGGGATTTGTCATTTGGAGAAGTGTAAATATTAGGATCGTTCCAGGTTACGTGACCTTTTAATACATAGCCATCTACAATTTCACCGTTGGGCTGTTGAAGTCGGATAAAGGTAAGTAAATTGGTTCTGATGCTGTCACGGCTATAAACTTTGCATGAAGTTTCAATAAAAGTATTAAAATCACGTATCCAAACCTGGGGATAACCATCACCAGCATTAAAGCCTTTACTTAAAAGAGCTGTAGCTTTTGTGTAAACAGTGTCCAGCTGTTTATCTGCCATAATTTGCGCAGCCAACTTATGCCCTTGTTGAGCGAATCCTGTGATAGAAATGCTAATTATTAAGGCTGTAGTTACAATGATATTTTTCAATATTTATAAAGAAATATGTTATAAAATGATCTTCTATTTATCCCTGATATTTACTTTATAAATGGAATCAGGTACCTATGAAAAACACTTTCTCTAATAGCTGCAATTGCAGATCCATTTATTGAATACATAATCATAGGCTAACAAATCCACAAAAATAACCGATATCGAAGAATCTAATTTTCTTATCTTGAACTTTCTACGGTATATACAAAACTATCGCCCTTGTAATATCCAAGGTTGTATTCAATTTGCCGGTCTGCCTGATCGAAGACCAACCGTTTTCTGAAGAGAACGGGGCTGCCAACCTCCATCTTAAGCTTATTGGCAATAAATTCATCTGCGGCTATAGCAGTTATTTCTTCCTTAGATAAGGTAGCAATTATGGAGTGGTCGTTTTCCAGTATTTCGTACAGCGGTCTTTTAAAATCTTCATCACCTGTTAGGCCCACACGTGGATGAAAATAAGAAACGAAGTAAACGAATGGCTCATTAGGTTTCCCCCTTACCCGTTCCATCTTCAATATTTTGCGATCTGTTTTTATTTCAAAGAAATTTGCAAGGGTTTCGTCAGGGTACACCCAGGTTACATGAAGTTCGAAATTCTTTATAGTAACACCTCTCAATTTCATTTCCTGTGAAAAGCTTAGCCAGTTATTTGATCGGGAACTAACTGCTCCGTTAGCAACCTTGGTCCCGAACCTTTTTTTACGGACCAAAAGCCCTTCAAATACTAATTTGTTAATGGCCTGCCTTAATGTGGTGCGCGATATGGCTAATTGTTTGGCTAATTCAACCTCATTTGGAATGGTCTTTCCATTTTGATATTCTTCATCTTCAATTATTTTTCTTAAAAGCATTTCTGCCTGTACATGCAGTGGAACCGGGCTTTTGTGATCGATTGAGTATTTCATTTTTTGGGTAAGAATATACAATTATAAGCAAAAATTGGGCGTTTGTTTGTACATAAAATAGCGTAATCAGTTATACCTGTGTAAAAGAAAATTTTTTCATAATAATTTGCATTAATTATAAATGTTTATATGTTTGTACATAATTATAAAATCTAAAACAAACCACCTTATTGTGAATAATGTTCCTTCATATAAGGATTGTTTTTGTTTATTATAATATGTACATACATTACTATGGATAAAATGAATTCAAATAACACTACTGATCAAGGCAATAATCACATGTCCAAAGGAGTGCCTCTTCGCAAGTCGTCACAAACGCTGATGCCTGTCATTTTAAATCAAGATGATACGGAAATGGCTTATAATATTTACCCGGTTTGTTCACTTGGCAGTAAAAAAATCTTTAATGGTTATACCTCATTAGTCCAATGGATTATTAAACAAAAAACGATTGTTATTGATGGTTATGGGGAAGTTTTTTGGGATGAGATTAAGTCGGCGATAGATCAGCAAATTACAAACGCTGGATTAACAATCAATTGGATTGAAACCGCAGCCTATTTAAAACCGGTAGCTGAAATTGATGCCATGGTAAGCCCCTTTTTAGGTGAACGGGAATCAGTTTGGGGGACAAAATGTTTATTGACGCTTAAAGATTTTTATCAGGATGAGTTTGGTGCCCAATCCCCTGATAAAGCGTTTGATATTAATATAGTAGTGGGTACAGGTGCAGCATTGATAAACTGGAATGCCCCGATAATCTATATCGATCTGCCAAAAAATGAATTACAATACCGGATGCGGGCTGGCTCGATCACCAATTTGGGTTGCAACGAGTTATGTGAACCTTTTTTGATGTATAAGAGGTTTTATTTTGTGGATTGGGTTTTATTAAACCAGCATAAAAAAGCAATCCTCGATAAAATTACTGTTATAGCTGATGGGCAATGGATTGATGATATAAACTGGATGTTTAGATCGGATTTTATTAAGGGTTTAAATAAGCTTGGTAGTTCTATTATCCGTGTAAGGCCATGGTTTGAACCCGGAGTATGGGGAGGGCAGTGGATAAAGCAACATATCCCTAAGGTAAATGAAGATGTCGAAAATTACGCATGGTCATTTGAACTAATAGTTCCTGAGAATGGATTGGTATTTGAAAGCGATGGCTATTTGCTGGAAGTATCCTTCGACTTTTTAATGTTCCATAATAAGGATCAGGTGCTTGGCAAACATGCCGCGCAATTTGGCGACGAATTTCCGATAAGGTTTGATTTTCTGGATACTTATGATGGCGCTAATTTATCTATACAGTGTCATCCTCGCCTGAAATATATTCAGGAAGTTTTTGGCGAAAATATTACACAAGACGAGACTTATTACATTCTTGATTGTAAGGAGGATGCCCAGGTATTTCTTGGCTTTCAGGAGGATATTGATGCAGCTTTATTTAAGAATGCCTTAATAGAAAGTCAGAATAAAAATGTCGAAATAAACATTACTGACTTTGTGCAGTCGCTTCCGGCTAAAAAACACGACCTGTTTTTAATCCCAAACGGAACTATTCATAGTGCGGGGGCAAATAATATGGTGCTTGAAATAAGCGCCACCCCGTACATATTTACCTTTAAAATGTATGATTGGCTTAGGCTGGATATGGATGGCAACCCCCGGCCAATCAATATCGACCACGCATTTAACAACCTCAATTTTGAACGAAAAGGGAGCCAGGTACTCGGGGAGCTTATTTCAAAACCCTATGTTATTGAGGCTGGCGAAAATTGGCAGTTGGTTCACCTGCCAACACATCCGGAACATTTTTATGATGTACATAGAATTGAATTCGACAAAGAAATAAGCATAGAGACCAATAATGACTGCCATGTGATGATGCTGGTTGAAGGGGAGTCCGTTTTTGTGGAAACAGCCGATGGAACAAAACAGGCTTTTGCCTATGCTGAAACCTTTGTTATTCCAGCTGCTGCAAAAAGTTATAAGTTGATTAACCTGGGTAAGGAACAGGCAAAAGTTATCAAAGCATTTTTAAAGTAAAATAAGATGACTAAAAATATAATCATAGTCCATACCTCGATCATTGATAAGTAATCCCGGTATTGCCGGGATGCTTTTTGAAACGGAAATTGGCTAATAGTAAACCAATGGTTAAACATAGAAAATGAAAAAACAAATTTATACGGCTTATTTTATTCTTGTATTTTGTGTTCTTAGCTCACTTTCGGGCTTCGCTTTCCAAAATCTGCCTAATACAGTCAGTGCAGATTCTGCTTCAAAGCGTGCCGCAATATTAGGGATTCCTACGCTTGATGATCTGGCGGGCGACTGGATTCCGATGGAGCAGGTTGCTAATATGCCGGCTGTTCATAACTTCCATCATATGCTCGTGGTAAACCGTGATCTAACTTCTTACTTCTATTATCCCGGAGGTCTGTATCCCTGGAAGAAAGGGCATCCGATGACGACGCTGACTATAGATGGGCAGGAATATCCAGCAACGGAAACGCGCTGCTTTCCTTATAAGGCTCTTCGTCGCAATCAGTATTGCAATGGCACATCGGTAGAAACCGATACACGAATGATCAATGAGGCAAGAAATGTAATGTGCCGTATCACGGCAACCAATACTACTATAGTACCGCGTCGTATCACCCTTGCTCTCCGTGTTCCGGGCAAACTCATGGCTGATGGCATTGGCGTTTCTAATGACACCCAACGCCCCGGTGTGATTTCTATCGTACGTCCGGCACGCAAACCAGATGCGGTGGCGGTGGAAAAAGATGCTATTGTTTGGCGTTGGATACAGGAGCTCCCTAAGGGTGGCACTATGAGTATTGGATTTACTGCAGGTGATGAGGTGTCGGCAAAAGTTGCTCAAACCAATATAGATGTCACCAAATGGGCTGCCAGCTTCAACGAATACTTTGATGATTGTAAAACGAACTGGGAGAATCGCTGGGCTGATGCATTCATACCGGGGAATAAGCATTTTTCCGGACATTTACCCACTTTAAAGAGTAATGACCCTGCATTGATGCGCAACTATTATGTCGGCGTATGGACAATGTTAGCTTTAGAACGTACACAGTTTCCGGTCCATAAACGCTCGTTCATTACCAGCGGTGAGCGCGAAGATGGCACACAATATTATTGGGATGCATCTATGCAGGCAACCGCATGGGCACTTCTTGAACCTGTCGGTATGAAGGCAACTTTGCGCCGCTGGTTGGTGCAAAACCCCCGGAGCGGACAAGCCAGCGGATATGCGCTTGATTTAAGGAATGTGAAGGGCTTTGATACAAACCATTATGATCACATCAATGGTTACGCCTTCGACGCATGCACTATTTTCAAGACCACGGACGAATACCTACGCGCGACAAATGATCGCGCTTTCCTCGATGAAAAACTGGAAAACGGTAAAACCGTTTTAGAAACTTTGGATGCGCTTGCTACCGACTGGGAAACGCTACCCAAGGGGCATGATGGCCTGGCTGACTACGGAGAGAATAACAACCTGCTTGAATGTGCACCGGCTTATATCAATTGTATAGCTTCTTGCAATGCACAGGATATTTGGATGATGAGGCAGACCGCGAAGTGGTACGTTCTACATGGGGATGGCATGCGTGCGAAAGAACTCGATGCAAAAGCTGCCGCCTTGCTTCCAAAGGTGATGTCACTTTACAAAGCAGGTGATGGCGTATGGAATGCCTGGCAGTTAAATGGTAAGCGTGTAGAACTACGCCACTGTGTTGACTTTATTTATACGGGCAACGCTTTGAAAAGAGATCTTTCTGCGACACAAAAGTCAGAGATGGTCTCCTTTGTCAAGAACGAATTGCTTACCCGTGATTGGATGCGCGCCATGAGCCTAAAAGATTCTGCAGCGAAGAATTCAGACCGGCCGGATCATGGCCCGATGGGTGCCTATGATGGCTGGATCCCACTCA
Protein-coding regions in this window:
- a CDS encoding NHL repeat-containing protein, translated to MDNSRRNFIRNSAVVSVAVASSPVRSFAILHKDTQPDDQIIGHGGFTYKPDKNWAKISVNNTPLANCHEMVQDSKGRLIMLGDHTHNNILIFDKSGKLMDYWGTALPGGHGLSISKEGGEDFLLLTDCGWALDKTGSSYGQSGQVLKTTLDGKLIFAIGHPRTIGIYKDDEPFKPTETAVAPNGDIYVADGYGSDYIIQYNSKGQYIRHFGGHHNANAEHNLVNAHGVTIDTRDKNNPTLICTSREENCFKVFTLDGKFIKRIDMPGMYVCRAVINEENVYAGVCWSKDTAGKRFDYSGFVTVLDVNNKVVSNPGGTAPVYKNDVLQPALQAAKPVFYHGHDVCVDEDKSVYVCQWNAYHTAPVKLMRV
- a CDS encoding 2Fe-2S iron-sulfur cluster-binding protein, with the translated sequence MAGIADPCFIQKIDIHIESFNKNDQDLEDDTQELLGDQESLKTEPDFSIEFLQSGKKVKWDNRYRSILEFAEGNDIEISSGCLFGDCGTCLTEIKKGDVRYLHQTLITADKGKCLPCSCIPISNVVLNV
- a CDS encoding amylo-alpha-1,6-glucosidase, whose protein sequence is MADKQLDTVYTKATALLSKGFNAGDGYPQVWIRDFNTFIETSCKVYSRDSIRTNLLTFIRLQQPNGEIVDGYVLKGHVTWNDPNIYTSPNDKSHVGFKNTVETDQETSLIQAIAKYIRVTGDKSILQETIAGKTALQHLEISISYLLKNRYSKKYHLLTGATTQDWGDVQIEGGAVVDVDENTHWAIDIYDNAMFVIALNDMAGFYKTGTERQKWLQLKTTTISSIRKHLWDAKKHKFIPHLYLDKSPFPASFDENKIYFHGGTAVAIEAGILSKNEIRLVNQDMLRNVKLSGAPSIGLTLYPIYPEGIYKNSSSSKPFIYQNGGDWTWFGARMIQQLIRYGFVKEAYEELQPMINRTIKDNGFYEWYGVDGKPNGSAAFKGSAGVLAKAIDQLKEWAKNN
- a CDS encoding helix-turn-helix domain-containing protein, yielding MDIDFLNETRISYACHLLLETRKPIPAIAYECGYNTTANFHKQFLKVKMNTPLQYRKLFVPGMMEPGTNIGIVDVS
- a CDS encoding glycoside hydrolase family 38 N-terminal domain-containing protein, which codes for MKKIKYIVVMILLFPPGLFCYANAMKIVGNRKSVVPRQLSTNDTIFPGDMVCTVQPFYRYRKDGKPGREVTIDFKNGKLYNNAQIEVRVSDKKEITNLVAQKEGYTHCSVLLPTDIGVDKASKVRVTLRQGNEKLIKTVLIPPMRHWNVYLYNHSHVDIGYTNIQKQVELLHKTNILEGIKLAEETKDFPEGARFRWNPEITWPLERLSKTMPGQWEGVLKAIKDGYLCADASYLNLNTSVCSDEELFHAFSFSRKLQELTGKPIDVFQQMDVPGMSWGLVPVLAQEGVRYIMAWPNPDRSGFAHKDIDQRPFWWVGPDGKSKILFLQPGGYGNSGSFDKGGKTGRPWFGQRNPDKMPTVIRTGSANVNFVSNVTSMEKADYPFDFIVLSWSLWDNSPIDADIPDAVKAWNKEYAYPHIIISGGHEIMEMIEKKYGDKLPVVKGDYTEYWTDGLGSAARYTALNRNAKERLLQAETLWSMLRPGKPAPRNDFDEAWRYISLGSEHTWGSENPSEPYFFNAIWKGKQHYFQEANDRSQEMFDEALAPATGKSEGALGPEDGPAKGGIAVFNNHSWKHGGLVTLSPAESTKGDRVIDEQGNEVLAQRLSTGELVFMASDVPALGSRHYRVVPGRCTLTGDCKVNQTVMENSQVRVEINPRSGDITQLVCLSTGNNLADINVNGGLNAFRWIPANVYHPKADSDIVISQVESGPLVVELNVKSKGEGCRSINRSVRLVAGQPSVEIANTVDKLPLLAKDGIHFGFGFNVPQSKARVDIPWGIMEVEKDQWPQGNRNWIAMQRWLDVSNDKQGVTWCSLDAPVFEYGSMSANISLSFGAKGPWISKLEPSSTIYSWAMNNHWYTNFPLTQDGPVTFRYSILPHGAYDAVAANHFGMEQAQPLAHVATNNDPKVKPFIAIDNEKVYLTIMKSLADGKDIIVRLRSLSDKPENVKLSFPGGAPKSVHICKVEEKAGDEINGNVTVLPYGFVTLRVEL
- a CDS encoding c-type cytochrome domain-containing protein, with translation MVIIIYFYLPTVDLPPDVKQAYEALPKSLDYNVDVKPILSDKCFACHEPDKAKQKAGLRLDIAQYTFMTFRLRWVLT